In a single window of the Debaryomyces hansenii CBS767 chromosome A complete sequence genome:
- a CDS encoding DEHA2A00880p (similar to uniprot|P47083 Saccharomyces cerevisiae YJR002w MPP10 component of the U3 small nucleolar ribonucleoprotein), whose translation MIIPKVYYLQIKMPQDILSVLKDNPQNVFGLFKAESQENSGYFNELIKTFLDPITKEYSVLDKIYVDGLDSTQVYGQTKIVLEGACEALLFDKIPKLKLEHSLNHDSEEEASESDEENMQQQNESDDQEEENENDSDSFDDVEGQNEDDIETLNEDDEESESLNGNDASEAETQVPSEDEDVRPPKKDSFGLNDEFFDIDDFNKQILALENTNNAGDEEEIDFFGDLDEEDDDEEQMEYFDDFYDKPGKVKTSNSLGGRQGENEDEENGDEENEDEGNIEEDEELNENEYDNAVGSAMLDLFADEKQKSKDTENLSSYQKQQQQIQAEIAALESELVADKKWTMKGEIASKDRPQDSLLDDPESASLDFDRTSKPVPVITQEVTESIEDLIKRRIKEGEFDDLPKRIITDISKFHNRQKFELSEQKSSKSLAEIYEDQYNNVDENKEVSEELQKQHDEISELFTKVTHKLDSLCSAHFIPKPHQMKTIDIKVSDAASISMEDAQPLHVSNETTLAPQEIYKIGDDKPAANGSKGRSEVLLKSGLSYSKDELSREDKQRLRRANKRKKSKHFNERKEYQEQKQKQDTTPSNSNKRQKVSDVVNTLSNAKNVTIIDKKGELRDAKGNIRKSQKPKGSSGFKL comes from the coding sequence ATGATCATACCAAAGGTTTATTACCTCCAGATTAAAATGCCCCAGGATATATTAAGTGTATTAAAGGATAATCCTCAAAATGTATTTGGGTTGTTCAAAGCAGAGAGTCAAGAAAACTCTGGATATTTTAATGAGTTAATCAAAACGTTTTTGGATCCAATAACGAAGGAATATTCAGTGCTAGATAAAATTTATGTAGACGGATTAGATTCTACACAGGTGTATGGACAAACAAAGATTGTATTAGAAGGGGCATGTGAAGCTTTGTTGTTTGAcaaaataccaaaattaaaattagaGCATAGCTTGAACCATGATAGTGAAGAGGAAGCTTCTGAAAGTGATGAAGAGAACATGCAACAGCAAAATGAATCGGatgatcaagaagaagaaaatgaaaatgatagtGATAGTTTTGATGATGTAGAAGGAcaaaatgaagatgatattgaaaccttaaatgaagatgatgaagaatctGAAAGCCTTAATGGTAATGATGCCTCAGAGGCAGAAACACAAGTACCATcggaagatgaagatgttCGTCCTCCTAAAAAAGATTCATTTGGGTTGaatgatgaattctttgatattgatgattttaataaacaaatattaGCATTGGAGAATACTAATAATGCAGgtgacgaagaagaaatagactTTTTTGGTGatttagatgaagaagatgatgatgaggaaCAAATGGAATACTTTGATGATTTTTACGACAAGCCAGGCAAAGTAAAAACATCAAACTCTTTGGGGGGTCGTCAAGGagagaatgaagatgaagagaaTGGTGATGAAGAGAATGAAGACGAAGGAAATATCgaagaggatgaagaattaaatgaaaatgagTATGATAATGCTGTTGGATCGGCTATGTTAGATTTATTTGCAGACGAGAAGCAAAAATCCAAGGATACagaaaatttatcttcatatcaaaagcaacaacaacaaattcaaGCAGAAATTGCGGCTCTAGAATCTGAATTGGTAGCAGATAAAAAATGGACTATGAAGGGAGAAATAGCATCTAAAGATCGTCCTCAAGATTCTCTATTAGATGACCCAGAGTCTGCAAGTTTAGATTTCGATAGAACCTCAAAGCCAGTACCAGTTATCACTCAAGAAGTCACTGAATCAATAGAAGATTTGATTAAGCGTAGAATCAAAGAAGGCGAATTTGATGACTTACCgaaaagaattataacAGACATTTCTAAATTTCATAATAGGCAAAAGTTTGAGTTATCGGAACAAAAATCAAGCAAATCTTTGGCTGAAATATATGAAGATCAATACAATAATGTcgatgaaaataaagaagtaTCCGAAGAATTACAAAAGCAACATGATGAAATAAGtgaattatttacaaaagTTACTCACAAACTAGACTCATTATGTTCAGCACACTTTATTCCAAAGCCTCATCAAATGAAAACTATTGACATCAAGGTATCTGATGCTGCATCAATTAGTATGGAAGATGCACAACCATTGCATGTTTCTAACGAGACAACGTTAGCTCCTCAAGAGATATATAAAATTGGTGATGATAAGCCCGCAGCAAATGGTTCCAAAGGTAGGTCAGAAGTTTTGCTTAAATCTGGTTTATCCTATTCTAAAGACGAATTATCAAGAGAAGATAAACAAAGACTCAGAAGAGCaaataaaagaaagaagTCGAAACACTTTAACGAAAGAAAGGAGTATCAAGAACAGAAACAGAAACAAGACACCACACCTTCTAATAGTAACAAGAGACAGAAGGTTAGTGATGTTGTCAATACTTTATCCAATGCTAAGAATGTCacaattattgataagaaAGGTGAACTTAGGGATGCGAAGGgtaatattagaaaatcTCAGAAACCTAAAGGTTCAAGTGGCTTTAAATTGTAG
- a CDS encoding DEHA2A00902p (similar to uniprot|P53123 Saccharomyces cerevisiae YGL136C MRM2 Mitochondrial 21S rRNA methyltransferase) yields MIRGIVPTTLGNASFIRKLGSRWKSKSVSSSRWLNRQKKDSHTKESKLQNFRSRAAFKLIEIDDKYRLFNRKSKNIVDLGFAPGAWTQVAIERTKSLNINANIIGVDLINCSPPEGASFIQGNILSKQTHNNIKEFFNNNKNHSECEEKPVDLIISDMMANTSGIKDNDHYASMELCDGALILASALLNKNGSMVMKFYTGKEDSLLKEKLQKMFHKVFKMKPSACRDESREMYYIGVRKKNNTIDTSDLFS; encoded by the coding sequence ATGATAAGAGGAATTGTACCAACGACATTGGGTAATGCTTCTTTCATTAGAAAATTAGGACTGAGATGGAAATCCAAGTCAGTTTCATCGTCTAGATGGTTAAATCGCCAAAAAAAAGATTCGCATACGAAGGAATCCAAATTGCAGAACTTTAGGTCAAGGGCAGCATTCAAATTGATCGAGattgatgataaatacaGATTATTCAATAGAAAGTCCAAAAATATAGTGGATTTAGGCTTTGCGCCTGGCGCATGGACTCAAGTTGCGATTGAACGTACCAAATCTTTGAACATTAATGCTAATATAATAGGCGTTGACTTAATCAATTGTAGCCCTCCCGAAGGAGCAAGCTTCATACAAGGAAATATATTGTCGAAACAGACACATaacaatattaaagaattctttaataataataaaaaccACAGTGAATGTGAAGAAAAACCTGTTGACTTAATAATAAGCGACATGATGGCTAACACGTCTGGCATCAAGGATAACGACCATTATGCTAGTATGGAGTTATGTGATGGGGCATTGATACTAGCGAGTGCGTTATTGAATAAGAATGGCAGCATggtaatgaaattttatacCGGAAAGGAAGATAGTTTACTAAAAGAGAAGTTACAAAAAATGTTTCATAaagtattcaaaatgaagCCTTCAGCGTGCAGGGATGAACTGAGAGAAATGTATTACATTGGAGTAaggaaaaagaataatactATAGATACTTCTGATCTATTTAGTTAA